A single Plasmodium yoelii strain 17X genome assembly, chromosome: 10 DNA region contains:
- a CDS encoding H/ACA ribonucleoprotein complex subunit 4, putative, producing MEKLEYKIEPEKKEATIDASNWPLLLKNYDKLNIRSSHFTPLPMGNSPYSRNLKEYLKYGIINLDKPSNPSSHEVVSWIRKILRCEKTGHSGTLDPKVTGVLLVCLNRATRLVKSQQESGKEYVCVCKFHSKPKSIEEVKLVLNNFQGAIFQRPPLICAVKRQLRVRTIYESKLLDYDDTNNLCVFWVRCQAGTYIRTLCEHIGLLLGVGAHMQELRRVKSGNMTEYDNMCTLHDIMDAQYIYDTTGDETYLRKIITPLEKLLINFPRIVIKDSAVNAICYGAKLTIPGVLRFDNNIDVYSEIVLMTTKGEAVALAIAQMTSTVIATVDHGIVALTKRVIMDRDTYDVKWGFGNRSMEKKKLILAGLLDKYGKPNEKTPISWIKSEGYAPKIVGSTSSYVLTMDDNTKNAENNSNNLESNINGDNIKDTNNASLGTDNNNNNTENDNSGVVKKKRKVN from the coding sequence ATGGAGAAATTGGAATATAAAATCGAGCCAGAGAAAAAGGAGGCAACTATAGATGCTTCTAATTGGCCattattgttaaaaaattatgataagtTAAATATTCGTAGTTCACATTTTACCCCCCTACCTATGGGTAATTCCCCTTATTCAAGAAATTTGaaggaatatttaaaatatgggATTATAAACTTAGATAAGCCAAGTAATCCCTCTTCCCACGAAGTTGTTTCTTGGATAAGAAAAATTTTAAGATGTGAAAAAACAGGGCATAGTGGAACATTAGACCCTAAAGTTACAGGGGTATTGTTAGTTTGTTTAAATAGAGCAACTAGATTAGTAAAGTCACAACAAGAATCTGGAAAAGAATATGTTTGTGTATGTAAATTTCATTCAAAGCCTAAAAGTATTGAAGAAGTAAAATtagttttaaataatttccAAGGAGCAATATTTCAAAGACCCCCATTAATATGTGCAGTTAAAAGACAATTAAGAGTTAGAACAATTTACGAATCGAAGTTATTAGATTAcgatgatacaaataatttatgtgTATTTTGGGTTCGATGTCAAGCAGGGACTTATATAAGAACATTATGTGAGCATATCGGTTTATTATTAGGAGTTGGTGCACATATGCAAGAATTAAGAAGAGTAAAATCTGGGAATATGACAGAATATGATAATATGTGTACATTACATGATATTATGGATGctcaatatatttatgatacAACAGGTGATGAAACATatttaagaaaaattataacccctttagaaaaattattaataaattttccaCGTATAGTAATAAAAGATAGTGCCGTTAATGCAATATGCTATGGAGCTAAGTTAACTATACCAGGAGTCTTGCgatttgataataatattgatgTATATTCAGAAATTGTTTTGATGACAACAAAGGGTGAAGCTGTTGCGTTAGCTATTGCGCAAATGACATCTACAGTTATTGCAACTGTTGATCATGGTATTGTTGCATTAACTAAGCGAGTTATAATGGATAGAGATACTTATGATGTTAAATGGGGATTTGGAAATAGATCGatggaaaagaaaaaattaatacttGCTGGGCTTTTAGATAAATATGGAAAACCAAATGAAAAAACTCCAATTAGTTGGATTAAAAGTGAGGGTTACGCGCCCAAAATTGTTGGCAGTACATCTAGCTATGTATTAACAATGGatgataatacaaaaaatgcagaaaataattcaaataatttggAATCTAATATAAATGGTGATAATATTAAGGATACAAATAATGCATCATTAGGCAcggataataataataataatactgaaaatgataattctggtgttgttaaaaaaaagagaaaagtAAATTAA